A genomic region of Magnolia sinica isolate HGM2019 chromosome 6, MsV1, whole genome shotgun sequence contains the following coding sequences:
- the LOC131248320 gene encoding L-lactate dehydrogenase B-like, protein METPPSSSMDLGLEIAHAFFKPIQQSSPPSSNKRHTKVSVVGAGNVGMAIAQTILTQDLVDILALVDSKPDKLRGEMLDLQHAAAFLPRTRILSSVDFSVTSDSDLCIVTAGARQIPGESRLNLLHRNLALFKEIIPPLARHSPDSVLLIVSNPVDVLTYIAWKLSGFPSNRVIGSGTNLDSSRFRFLIADHLDVNAQDVQAYIVGEHGDSSVALWSSISVGGVPVLSFLEKQEIAYEKETLEKIHKAVVGSAYEVISLKGYTSWAIGYSVASLARTLLRDQRRIHPVSVLANGFYGIEESSCGKVFLSLPAQLGKGGVLGVTNVHLTDEEAQRLRDSAKAIWDVQNQLGI, encoded by the exons ATGGAAACCCCTCCATCATCGTCAATGGACCTGGGCCTGGAAATAGCCCACGCCTTCTTCAAGCCCATCCAGCAATCATCACCTCCTTCCTCCAACAAACGCCACACCAAGGTCTCCGTCGTAGGAGCTGGCAACGTCGGCATGGCCATTGCCCAAACCATCCTCACCCAAGATCTCGTCGATATCCTCGCTCTCGTCGACTCCAAGCCCGACAAGCTCCGCGGTGAGATGCTCGACCTCCAGCACGCCGCTGCTTTCCTCCCCCGCACTCGCATCCTCTCCTCCGTCGACTTCTCTGTCACCTCCGACTCCGATCTCTGCATCGTCACCGCCGGCGCCCGTCAGATCCCCGGCGAGTCGCGACTCAACCTCCTCCACCGGAACCTCGCACTCTTCAAGGAAATCATCCCGCCGCTGGCTCGCCACTCGCCCGATTCCGTACTGCTGATCGTCTCCAACCCGGTCGATGTGCTGACCTACATCGCGTGGAAGCTGTCCGGGTTCCCATCGAACCGGGTCATCGGGTCAGGGACGAATCTCGACTCGTCCCGATTCCGCTTCCTCATCGCCGATCATCTGGACGTTAACGCGCAGGACGTGCAG gcgtATATAGTTGGGGAACACGGAGACAGCTCGGTAGCGCTGTGGTCGAGCATAAGCGTTGGGGGAGTACCAGTCCTAAGCTTTCTAGAGAAGCAAGAGATAGCTTATGAGAAGGAAACGCTTGAGAAGATCCACAAGGCCGTGGTGGGGTCCGCCTACGAGGTCATCAGCCTCAAGGGCTACACATCGTGGGCCATCGGTTACTCTGTGGCCAGCCTAGCCAGGACCCTGCTCCGTGATCAGCGCCGGATCCACCCCGTTTCCGTTCTCGCCAACGGCTTTTACGGGATCGAGGAAAGCAGCTGTGGAAAGGTATTCTTGAGCTTGCCAGCTCAGCTTGGGAAAGGTGGGGTGCTGGGCGTGACTAACGTGCACCTGACAGATGAGGAGGCGCAGCGGCTCAGGGATTCTGCCAAGGCCATATGGGACGTCCAAAACCAGCTTGGGATCTGA
- the LOC131248321 gene encoding 14 kDa proline-rich protein DC2.15-like, producing MGSKAYASTALLLSVNLLFFSLVTSTYIPCPPVKPKPTPKPYKPPTKYPPAYPTCPRDTLKLGVCADVLGLVNVVVGSPPTLPCCSLLEGLVDLEAAVCLCTAIKANILGINLNVPVSLTLLLNTCGKKCPSGFQCA from the coding sequence atgggTTCAAAGGCCTATGCATCCACAGCCCTTCTCCTTTCTGTCAACCTTCTATTCTTCTCTTTGGTCACATCCACATATATTCCATGCCCACCTGTGAAACCTAAGCCCACTCCAAAGCCTTACAAGCCCCCCACCAAGTACCCACCTGCCTACCCTACCTGCCCAAGAGATACACTGAAGCTTGGTGTATGTGCTGATGTGCTAGGGTTGGTGAATGTGGTTGTTGGCTCTCCACCAACACTCCCTTGTTGCAGTCTCCTTGAAGGCCTAGTTGACCTTGAAGCAGCTGTCTGTCTTTGCACTGCCATTAAAGCCAATATCTTGGGCATAAACCTCAATGTCCCAGTCTCCCTAACCTTGCTTTTGAACACTTGTGGGAAGAAGTGCCCATCTGGTTTCCAATGTGCCtaa